The following DNA comes from Scyliorhinus canicula chromosome 26, sScyCan1.1, whole genome shotgun sequence.
cctctctccgtctccaccctctctccgtctccaccctctctccgcctccaccctctctccgtctccaccctccctccgtctctatcctccctccgtctccaccctcccttcgtccccaccttctctccgtctccaccctccctccgtctccaccctccctccgtctccaccctctctccgtctccaccctctctccgtctccaccctctctccgtctccaccctccctccgtctctATTCTCCCTCCGTCTCTatcctccctccgtctccacccTCCCTTTGTCTCCACCTTCTCtccgtctccaccctccctccgtctccaccctccctccgtctccaccctccctccgtctccaccctccctccgtctccaccctccctccgtctccaccctccctccgtctccaccctccctccgtccccaccTTCTCTCCGTCTACACCTTCTCTCcgtctccaccctctctccgtctccaccctctctccgtctccaccctccctccgtctctATTCTCCCTCCGTCTCTatcctccctccgtctccacccTCCCTTCGTCTCCACCTTCTCtccgtctccaccctccctccgtctccaccctccctccgtctccaccctccctccgtctccaccctccctccgtctccaccctccgtctcccaccctccctccgtctccaccctccctccgatctccacccccctctccgtctccaccctccctccgtccccaccTTCTCTCCGTCCCCACCTTCTCTCCGTCTACACCTTCTCtccgtctccaccctccctccgtctccactCTCCCTCCGTCCCCACCTTCTCtccgtctccaccctccctccgtctccaccctccctccgtccccaccctccctccgtctccaccctccctccgtctccaccctccctccgtctccacccttcctccgtctccaccctccctccgtctccaccctccctccgtccccaccctccctccgtccccaccctccctccgtccccaccctccctccgtctccaccctccctccgtctccaccctccctccgtctccaccctctctccgtctccaccctctctccgtctccaccctctctccgtctccaccctccctccatctccaccctccctccgtctccaccctccctccgtctccaccctcctctccgtctccaccctctctccgtctccaccctctctccgtctccaccctccctccgtctccaccctccctccgtctccaccctctctccgtctccaccctctctccgtctccaccctctctccgtctccaccctctctccgtctccaccctctctccgtctccaccctctctccgtctcgaccctctctccgtctccaccctctctccgtctccaccctccctccctccgtctccaccctccctccgtctccaccctccctccatctccaccctctctcctgctaatgcaaatagaacatagaacatagaacagtacagcacagaacaggcccttcggccctcaatgttgtgccgagctatgatcaccctactcaaacccacgtatccaccctatacccgtaacccaacaacccccccttaaccttacttttattaggacactatgggcaatttagcatggccaatccacctaacccgcacatctttggactgtgggaggaaaccggagcacccggaggaaacccacgcacacagggggaggacgtgcagactccacacagacagtgacccagccgggaatcgaacctgggaccctggagctgtgaagcatttatgctaaccaccatgctaccgtgctgccccaaatctggGGTAGACTGTGACATCTCCGAGTCTCCATTCTGCTGAGCAGAAGACCGTCCTTCCCGGGATTATTTTCTACCCGGAACATGTGGAATATTCCTTGTCGCGACAGCAACATGACATCACCAGAATGGCGCAGTGTCATGTGTCCCAGTCTTTGTTTTGTCTGTGACTGTTGGCAGAACACAGCACAGCTCTGATATCGACAACCTATCTCCTTTTGTAGAAATTTCCCCATGTGTATGGTCTCTACATCCGGCCCACAAGGTGGTTCCACAATCACCAACAAGGCAGGACTGACCTCCAGGTCTGGCTGTGAAATCCAACCCACTTTCAGCTTTAATAAGAAACATTCATGCAGAGATTTCCGAGGTACAGAACTTACATTGAGCAACACTTCACCCATTCACCCGTGCAGCGACAATTCTGACAGTCTGAGTTTCTCCAGGAATCCCCGACGTCACACAATGATCCATCTTGACATTGACATTTCTTTGATGCTGGAATTCCAATTGGATTTGGAGAGGAGAGTGATGAGAGAAAAGGGGAAAGAGATTGACATTAGTCTGTCACTGTCACATCAAAGTCTGAAGAAGTATAATGGGGCAACTTTGACCTTTGTGCTTTGGAAGGATTGCCTGGGCAGCTGGATCAGTTTAATGTCCATCCCTGGGCTCCCTGGATCTGGGAAGAGCCAAGTTCCTTTTCCAGGAGGATCCATCCCTCAGTACTTGACTGAAGCTGGAATCTCCTTTGTATTCAACGGACAAGCCTTCGGCCCCTGGAGCAGGAGCTTGCTGGTTCGGCAATGCGGAATATTGGCCCATTTCTTCCCAGAGCCTCGCGGGAGGGGAGGACGTGAAAGTCAATCCCTGAGGGAAGGCTCCATGTGGCTTGGGGGGGATCGTTTGAGAGGCCGGGCCTCCACCATGATATCATTGGGGTCTGCAGCCATTGACCACTCAGCTGGTGAGGTTGGGCGGTCAATTCCCAGACTTTGCTCATGTCCCCACCCAGAGGGAGTCTAGGGTttggaaaggttgagtaggtacCTCGATTAGAGTCTGTCTGACGTTCCTTTTGACAGGCTGATTCTCCATGTCCCACAGCCAGGAGCAGAAGGGTAACGCACACCAAGACTTTCTGTTGGGTTAGGTtggaggtggagggaatgaagagaGAACACATTGAGGAATTAACTCATTCACTCAGTTTACAGTCATTCCCAATCGTTATCATTCAGAGCGTTGCTCAAGAAACCACCCAGAGAATTCCAGAGGCAATTGGGAACATTTCTTGTGGCGAGGATTGTGGGATAAGGTTTGCATGACCAGTCAAAGAGCGAGTGGAACAAGGAATCTATTTctcaatccttttttaaaaatatttttatgaggGCTTTGTCATTTCATTGTGAATTTTAAATAACGAGTCAGGACCAACACACGTATTTACAAACTTGTACATCAACTGTGGTTCAGGCAgtcatttggaagcaaattgtCCTGTGGCATTATAGAAATGTTCAGTCTACAggacgcttccagatggagaaggtggtggcagatcagggtggtagatatgtgattgtgacggggtgctggaggggagattagtggcgctgttaagtgtatatggtcccaattgggacgatgtgggatttgcgaagaaggtgtttggggccatttccgacttggacacacacgagctgattgtgtggggggggggactggaacttggtgtaggagccaaggttggacagatcacggccgggctcgctggtcccatctgggggggggggggctaatggtGGCAAAGGGAGGTTCCTGCatccaagggaacgggagtactcgtttttctcagcagtccataaggtatactcgcgaatCGACATTTttatggtgggaaaggctttgctggctggggcaaaggggtcggaatactctgcaattgcagggtcagatcatgctccgcattgggtggatatggtactggagaagggggtcgcgcagaggctggggtggaaattagatgtgagacttttgggggaccaagggttctgtgacaaaattgaaaaggtaattgaggaagatGTAGGTTTCAGCtttacgggtgaggtgtcgaaggcagttgtctgggaggctctaaaggcggtggtgaggggggaggtgattttgtttaaggccagggtggacaaagaggagaggttggagcggcagagggtaatagaacaaagaacaaagaacattacagcacaggaacaggcccttcggccctcccagcctgcgccgatccagatcctttatctaaacctgtctcctattttccaaggtctacttccctctgttccccgcccattcatatacctgtctagatgcctcttaaatgatgctattgtgcccgcctctaccacctccgctggtaaagcgttcctggcacccaccaccctctgcgtaaaaaactttccacgcacatctcccttaaactttccccctctcactttgaaatcgtgatcacttgtaactgacacccccactcttggaaaaatcttgttgctatccaccttgtccatacctctcataattttgtagacctcaatcaggtcccccctcaacctccgtctttccaatgaaaacaatcctaatctactcaacctttcttcatagctaacaccctccataccaggcctgaacctcctctgcacccgctccaaagcatccacatccttctggtgatgtggcgaccagaactgcacacagtattccaaatgtggcctaaccaaagtcctatacaactgtaacatgacctgccgactcttgtactcaataccccgcccgatgaaggcaagcatgctatatgccttcttgaccactctatcaacctgcgttgccaccttttccccaggacccttccattgaccatatagtccacacttgaatttgatcttccaaaatgcatcacctcgcatttgcctggattgaactctatctgccatttctctacccaactctccaatctatctatattttgttgtattctctgacagtcctcctcgctatctgcaactccatcaatctttgtatcatctgcaaacttgctaatcagtaatagaacagtacagcacagaacaggcccctcggcccccgatgttgtgccgagcaacgaccaccccactcaaacccacgcatccaccccatacccgcaaccccctcccccttgaaCCTTACTCcctaggacaccacgggcaatttagcatggccgatccacctaacccgcacatctttggactgtgggaggaaaccggagcacccggaggaaacccacgcagacatggggaggacgtgcagactccgcacagacagtgacccagccgggaatcgaacctgggaccctggagctgtgaagcatttatgctaaccaccatgctaccatgctgctagaTGAGATGGTGGAggtagaaaattgtacaaaacagttagattacttatgatatgtgtatctatacaagtgatgatgatattggatattttacaaagccagtt
Coding sequences within:
- the LOC119957352 gene encoding beta-microseminoprotein-like, translating into MKVLVCVTLLLLAVGHGESACQKERQTDSNRASKKCQCQDGSLCDVGDSWRNSDCQNCRCTGEWVKCCSMSLAPTDVPAGCIPLLDKTTCSYKVYKSDNHAEDCTSARK